The following DNA comes from Simkania negevensis Z.
TTTAGACATATAATTTACCACATTCGTGATAACAGATATTACTCGTACCTGGTCGACTAAATCAGCCGATATGAGAAAAGAAAATGACGTTACATTAGATAGTGTCGTCAAAATAAACCTCCCCAAAGAGCAATACATCTAATTTGCACTGCAGCCATAAATGAGGCTGCATTTTTTGCATATCTTGTAGCAATTCCCCTCCAACGTTTTAGGTGTAGGAGTGTGTTTTCCACCAAGTGTCGAAGTTTATAGAGATCTTTGTCGAAGGGCCAAGGCTCTCGTCGGTTCGATTTTGGTGGAATCACAGGGTTTATACCCTGATGATTAAGTTGTAAAAGGATTGCATCGCTCTCGTATGCTTTATCTGCGAGAAGATGTTCTGCAGAAATACCTTCAATCAAGAAGCTAGCCTGTGTGCTATCATGTTTGGCACCTTCTGTAATAACAATTCTGACTGGCATACCATGCGCATCCACGGCCAAATGCAATTTTGTGTTGAGCCCCCTTTTGTCCGACTCATCTCCTGATTGCCTCCTCTTGCTCCTGCAGCGTGTGGGTGAACCTTAATATGACTCGCATCTATTATGAGCCATTCATAGTCGGGGTCGTCTATCAGACTTTCTAGCAATTTTTCCCAAACCCCTTGATTCCTCCACCGGCAGAATCTTCGATGTGTATTTTTCCAGTTACCATAGTCCGGAGGTAGATCTCTCCAGGGTGCCCCTG
Coding sequences within:
- a CDS encoding IS5 family transposase (programmed frameshift), with translation METHRRHDISDAIWEQLVQKLPGRRGSVGAPAKDNRTFINAVFWILRTGAPWRDLPPDYGNWKNTHRRFCRWRNQGVWEKLLESLIDDPDYEWLIIDASHIKVHPHAAGARGGNQEMSRNKRGLNTKLHLAVDAHGMPVRIVITEGAKHDSTQASFLIEGISAEHLLADKAYESDAILLQLNHQGINPVIPPKSNRREPWPFDKDLYKLRHLVENTLLHLKRWRGIATRYAKNAASFMAAVQIRCIALWGGLF